A genomic stretch from Campylobacter lari subsp. concheus includes:
- a CDS encoding restriction endonuclease subunit S: MTDKISYLITNLPQGWKVKTIEEVCKNSSSNLALKDIKDKNGQYPVFGASGIVGYVDFYHKDKECLGIVKDGAGVGRVFVLPKNTSVIGTLNYLETFENTNLKYLFHFLCSVDFSKYVLGSAIPHIYFRDYKKEQIPLPPLKEQERIVEILDESFAKIDESIKILEQDLLNLDELMQSAMQKAFNPLKDNIKENYKLPQGWEWKSLGEICFITDGTHKTPNYIKTGIPFLSVKNISKGFFDLSDIKYISLEEHNKLIKRAKPEFGDILICRIGTLGKAIKISLDFEFSIFVSLGLLKPKIKIISDYLVYFLNSYFIEGWIDNNKVGGGTHTAKLNLNILEKCPIALPSLKEQEQIVSYLDEFSSNVKNLKQNYQMQIKNLQELKKSLLDKAFQGRL, translated from the coding sequence ATGACAGATAAAATAAGTTATTTAATAACAAATTTACCGCAGGGTTGGAAAGTTAAAACCATAGAAGAAGTTTGTAAAAATTCAAGCTCTAATTTAGCATTAAAAGATATTAAAGATAAAAATGGACAATATCCTGTTTTTGGTGCTAGCGGTATTGTTGGTTATGTGGATTTTTATCATAAAGATAAAGAATGTTTAGGTATAGTAAAAGATGGAGCCGGAGTAGGAAGAGTTTTTGTATTGCCAAAAAATACTTCAGTTATAGGAACTTTAAATTATTTAGAAACTTTTGAAAATACTAATCTTAAATATTTGTTTCATTTTCTTTGTAGTGTTGATTTTTCAAAATATGTTTTAGGTTCAGCTATACCACATATTTATTTTAGAGATTATAAAAAAGAGCAAATTCCACTACCACCCCTTAAAGAGCAAGAAAGGATAGTGGAAATTTTAGATGAGAGTTTTGCAAAGATAGATGAGAGTATAAAAATCTTAGAGCAGGATTTGCTAAATTTAGATGAGTTAATGCAAAGTGCCATGCAAAAAGCTTTTAACCCTTTAAAAGATAATATTAAGGAAAACTACAAACTCCCACAAGGTTGGGAATGGAAAAGCTTAGGGGAAATATGTTTTATTACAGATGGAACACACAAAACACCTAATTATATAAAAACAGGGATTCCTTTTTTATCTGTTAAAAATATTTCTAAAGGTTTTTTTGATTTAAGCGATATCAAATACATTTCATTAGAAGAGCATAACAAACTTATAAAAAGAGCTAAGCCTGAATTTGGAGATATTTTAATTTGTCGCATCGGAACCTTGGGAAAGGCTATAAAAATTTCTTTAGATTTTGAATTTAGTATTTTCGTTAGTTTGGGACTTTTAAAACCAAAAATTAAAATTATAAGTGATTATTTGGTTTATTTTTTGAATTCTTATTTTATTGAAGGGTGGATTGATAATAATAAAGTTGGTGGTGGAACGCATACTGCAAAATTAAATTTAAATATTTTAGAAAAATGCCCTATCGCACTTCCCTCACTCAAAGAGCAAGAGCAAATCGTTTCTTATTTAGATGAGTTTTCTTCTAATGTAAAAAATTTAAAGCAAAACTATCAAATGCAGATAAAAAACCTACAAGAGCTTAAAAAGTCCTTGCTAGATAAAGCTTTTCAAGGAAGATTATAA